One Meleagris gallopavo isolate NT-WF06-2002-E0010 breed Aviagen turkey brand Nicholas breeding stock chromosome 11, Turkey_5.1, whole genome shotgun sequence genomic region harbors:
- the HS6ST1 gene encoding heparan-sulfate 6-O-sulfotransferase 1, producing the protein MVFSKAARKFYYITLLRDPVSRYLSEWRHVQRGATWKTSLHMCDGRTPTPEELPSCYEGTDWSGCTLQEFMDCPYNLANNRQVRMLADLSLVGCYNMSFIPENKRAQILLESAKKNLKDMAFFGLTEFQRKTQYLFERTFNLKFIRPFMQYNSTRAGGVEVDNDTIRRIEELNDLDMQLYDYAKDLFQQRYQYKRQLERMEQRIKNREERLLHRSNEALPKEETEEQGRLPTEDYMSHIIEKW; encoded by the coding sequence AAAATTTTACTACATCACGCTGCTGAGAGACCCCGTATCTCGTTACCTCAGCGAATGGCGGCACGTCCAGCGCGGAGCCACCTGGAAGACCTCCTTGCACATGTGTGATGGCAGGACACCGACCCCTGAAGAACTGCCATCGTGCTATGAGGGCACGGACTGGTCAGGCTGCACGCTGCAGGAGTTCATGGATTGCCCCTATAACTTGGCCAACAACCGCCAGGTGAGGATGTTGGCCGACTTGAGCCTGGTGGGCTGCTACAACATGTCTTTCATCCCAGAGAACAAGCGAGCACAGATCCTGCTGGAGAGCGCAAAAAAGAACCTCAAAGACATGGCCTTCTTCGGCCTGACAGAATTCCAGAGAAAGACTCAGTACCTGTTTGAGAGAACTTTTAACCTGAAATTCATCCGGCCCTTTATGCAGTACAACAGCACCAGGGCAGGAGGGGTGGAGGTGGACAATGACACCATCCGCAGGATCGAGGAGCTCAATGACCTGGACATGCAGCTCTACGACTATGCAAAGGACCTCTTCCAGCAGCGCTACCAGTACAAACGGCAGCTAGAGAGGATGGAGCAGAGGATAAAGAATCGGGAAGAGAGGCTTCTTCACCGGTCCAATGAAGCGCTTCCCAAGGAAGAGACCGAAGAGCAAGGACGCTTGCCCACTGAGGACTACATGAGCCATATCATAGAGAAGTGGTAG